The proteins below are encoded in one region of Penaeus vannamei isolate JL-2024 unplaced genomic scaffold, ASM4276789v1 unanchor5073, whole genome shotgun sequence:
- the LOC138861378 gene encoding uncharacterized protein (The sequence of the model RefSeq protein was modified relative to this genomic sequence to represent the inferred CDS: added 22 bases not found in genome assembly) yields the protein MTAVPRGVWYEPTDIQKASKPWQSGRGDKVTFSSPNLSELRSIWRHLGLSELPPSNHATEGEDLTDILGAIVHTATPLLDTMSALMVTLGPQGFMILRKASPEKSNDPLLPVLRAPHSSDGIIGLHFPGQKNPNVISVSGAGD from the exons TCTGGTATGAGCCAACAGACATCCAGAAAGCCAGCAAACCATGGCAGAGTGGTAGAGGTGACAAAGTTACCTTTTCATCACCAAACCTGAGTGAACTACGGTCCATTTGGAGACACCTTGGTTTAA GTGAACTGCCTCCTAGTAACCATGCCACTGAAGGGGAGGACTTAACTGACATCTTGGGGGCTATAGTACACACAGCTACCCCACTCTTGGACACCATGTCAGCACTCATGGTGACACTGGGCCCACAAGGTTTCATG ATTTTACGCAAGGCATCACCTGAGAAGAGCAATGACCCTCTTCTCCCTGTACTTCGTGCCCCTCATTCCTCAGATGGCATCATTGGTCTACACTTCCCAGGTCAAAAGAACCCAAATGTTATCTCTGTATCTGGTGCTGGTGACTG